The Theobroma cacao cultivar B97-61/B2 chromosome 1, Criollo_cocoa_genome_V2, whole genome shotgun sequence genome contains the following window.
CAACCGCAAAGTGAAGTCACTGAGAGCGGAATGAGATTGTACCGATCGGTTTCGACGAAGGAGGCCATTAACAATGGAagcaaataatcaaattaataaaatgataaatctttttttatggGCGAAAATCCCAACTCATGTTTTCATTGTGGTTGGTTCGGTTTTTTTGAAGGATTTGAGGAGAGTTTGGAAAGACCTTTCGGAGTTTTTCGAGCCTTTGAGCTTCGAGGATGGTCTTTGGCTTGTTGGTATTGTACGGGGAACGGTTAGGTTCGTCATGTACAGTTCGTTCCTCGGGGTAATTATGGAATTggggaaaataaaattattaatttaatattaatattttaattcttaaaataaaatcttacaCATTTTCCTGGGAAAATTAGTAGAGGAAGAGAAATTTGGAGggagaaaaaaacaaagatgcAATTAACGACTTTGTTATAGTACGGGGAAATTACAGGGGCAAACTCGTCCTGGAAATGAACGGGATATAAGAGGTGAAGGGGTAAAAGGCAACAGAAAGAATGGGAACCCCTCTTTGAATTCTTCAACGCAATGTCGCGCCGGAAATCTAAAGGGGAAATAGAATATACAATGGCGAAACGCAGAATCTCGAATTCTGAATCAGAAGAGAGTGAAAGTGAAGAGAAGCTAagcgaagaagaagaagaagaagaagaagaagtaaagCCCAAGCGAAAACAGCAGGATATATCAGAATACGAGAAGCAGAGGCTATCGAGAATTGCAGAGAACAGAGCCAGAATGGAGGCTCTGGGTCTGTCCAAAATGGCTTCTTTTTTGATGGGTTCGTCGCGGAATTCGAGTAAGCTTAAAGGAAAGCGCAAGGTCGTTGAGGATGATGAAGATTACAGGCCCAATGATGAGGAAGACCATGACGACGATGATAATGATGATAAACTTGatgatgattatgatgatgagGAGGACTTTCGGAGTAAGAAAACGCCTCAGTCTCGTAAAAACAAGGTGGGTGCTCAGTTACAATTCAGCCCTTGTTTGTGTTTAAGGAGCCTGAAAAGTACATTGTTGAAATAATAAGTATGGTCTAATCCTAAAATTAATACAACATTCGATTAAGTTGTTAGGAAATGAAACCACTTCTAAGACTTGTATTTGCTCTCTGGTTGTTGCTTGTTTTGCTCTTGGTGAAGTTGATGataaagttgaatttttttagtgTGTCAACGCTATCTTAAGGTTTTAAGGACAATGAATCTCCTTTTGTTTTACgctctatttttttatttgctttggTTTGTGTTTTAGCAGCAATGGTTAGTGGGACTACGTGTATAATGGTCATACTTCTTGCCTTGAGCCATCTAGTTATAGTTAAAGaacttctttgattttctctttctccagGTGAAGAATAAAGGCTCAAAACCTAAGAGGAAAGCTCCTGTTCTAAAACATTTGAGTAGTTCAGATtgtgttgatgatgatgatgaattgatgaAGGTCAGTTTTGATGACTAATGGAGCAAATATTGTTTCGTTGCTAGGTTCTTGAGTTGTTGAGCTTGGTAGAACATATTGCCCAGCTTTTGTTTCCTAGGATTTTCAGCTTATTCTAAATGTTTAGTTTTATTGCGAGACTAAGCTTTTGGGAGTGATATACAGGCAATTGCTCTGTCTCTGCAAGATTCTGGTGAAGTTTCAGGTGCTGTACAAGCAGATGTGCAAGATGCTACTTTCACTGGAAGAAAGGGGAATGCTcgattaaagaagaaaaaatcgGTTTGTTTGATTCAGAATTGGTGTTTAGATTTCAAGAATTACACTATTTGGCTCTCCTTCCCCTTAATTtgtattttcttggttttcttTTCGTTTGTGGATCACAGTTCACCAGTCGGGTGCAGATGACTGAGGATGAAATGGTTGTGCACTTCTTTCAGTTTGATGGTAATTTCTGACGCCTGTCcatgtctctctctctctcttatgGAGGTTCATAATTTTAACGAAGTAATCTTACCATTGAAAACTTAGAAAATATGAACCATGTGCGTTTTACATTAGCATTGCTCttgaaaaccaaaagcttATAGGCCAGAAGAATCTTGGAGTGGAGAGTTGCAACCCATTTGAGATGCTATAAGTTATTTTATGTGATTCCTGTTGATTTTGCTGTCGAAAATCATTCCTCAAATTAGTCGGGATTTGTTCTATCAAACAACATCATCAATTATATAGCATTATCACGGCATGTGGAAGAAATTGGTGCCAAAGGCTCTGGTAACAGCATTTAGCTAAGTAGTAGGATTTTGGTTTATTTGCCTAAATTGCATGTTTCAATAACTCGAAACCTATTTCTGAACCCACTTAATGCACATAACACTATATCGATTGTTAGTATTATTATCTCTCTATTCTTGAAGATGTTTTTGTTCATTGATGAAAAGCATTGTTGGCTACCAGAAGCTGGAAAAGGAGGCATTTCTATGAGAGATTTACGAAGAGTAGCTATTGCACATGATTTTATTTGGACAGATAAGGAGCTGTCTGATATGATCCATTGCTTTGATGTCGACAGAGATGGGAAGGTCAGTACATACTTTAGGTTGCAATTTTTTCCCCCAACAAATAACTATGTATAAGTGAGTTATGATCTATATTGGTAAAAATGAAATGCCCCATGTTCTTGACATTTATTCTCtgatcaaaagaaaaacatagaCGAAGTAAATAAAGTTCATTCAGCATTGTTTATCTTTGTGTGTCAGTGTTCCCACACAAGCAAGGACCAGCAGGTAAGATGTAGgtctttcaacaattttctcttgaaccATTGTCTGTTGCAACACGTGTCACATGTAATGCTTGCCTTGATCTGAAGTTTGGAAACTAGCAGATTAGCTTCCCATTGCATCATAAACATTCATGACTTCCAAGATGATATTTGACTTCTATTACTTAATTAAGAATCTACTCAACCCTTCTCATTGGTTTCCCTGCAGCTAAATCTTGATGATTTCCGGAAGATTGTCAGCAGATGCAACATGTTACAAACATCTGATAATTCTTAATGAAATTGCAgtattcttctttcttttattgtacAAGTTATCAGATAAATGTGTTCAAGCTCAAATCTATAACATTATTCTAGTTATAATCTGAGCAAAGAAACAGCATGATCACCGCACATGCATGTGATTATCATTCCCATTTCTCTTACCAAAACTCACGGATAAATTTCACTTGCAAAGTGTTTATAAAGAAGTTGAGCACAACTATGTAATCCAGTAATTCCCACTTGAAAGATCTACTGTCAATGCATGGTAATACAATGAAGGAAAGTTGCTTCTTACCCGTCACACCTTGGGGTATGTTTTTCTAAGAGTCCATAAAGACCAGCAAGTAATACGTTCAACAAAGGCTACACCTCAAAGTCAAacatctgtttttttttttcaattttctacatttcattttttaccaGCCATGAAGTTGCATCAAAGAACGAAAGGGTAAAACCAGGTGGTCATGTTCTTTTCAAGAGGTATCCCAAAACGATGCCAACCAAGCCAACAAGAATTACATATATGAATGGAATACCACCATGACTTCTTTTGGCTTCTCGTCTCAAGAGATCCtgcaaattaaatttcaatgtAAGGCGTGCAATACAGCTATTAATGTAACCTAACCCTGTGACCTCATTGATGTTAAATGATTACAGGATAACAAATTGTCAGCAgcattttctatttattatttttcattttaaacccCTTTTCCTTATAAGTCTCTCTAACCCCTTGTAGAATCTCATTTTCAGTCTCTGTTTCAACACAGAGACAATAATAAGTTATTGACAACTGGATCATGACTGCGGATGAATGATCATGCAATTACATAGCTAACATATTGGCAATTGGTCCTTAATTCCTAAACCTTTCCGTTGTGTCTTTAGGGCCCAAAGATTTAATTCCATAGTACTCTGCAAGAAAATCTTATGAAATAGGCAGTAACTTACCAGTTCTTGCTGAAGCTTGTTATTTAGATTAACGGCAGAGTTCTTCTCTTCAGTTAGCTTGGAAATAAGAGATCTTGCCTGCAATTAAATGTATCATTCAGAGTAAAAATGCCACAGTGTAGCATCAACCATTCAAGTAGATGATAATTCTCTAACATATTTCAATTAGATTATTATTATGGTAAATCTTGTAAAAGAGCCATGAACATGGATAtgatgattaaaaatttagcaGTTATTATCTTAAAAGGTGATGGTTCCACATCTTAAGCAGGGGGTTGTTAGATCCATATGTTTAATCCTAATTGGCATCAGGATAAAAAAGACAAGTAAAAGATTATCTAATCCAAGTGCTTAAATCACCCAATGTCACCTAGATGGGGTTGTAATAATGGTCAAAACCACTATCTGGATGAGGAATTTCAGTGCCGACAGGATTGTCTAGCATATCGGGGAGACTTTTCATCATATCAAAAAAAGGGAGACGAGTCCTTCCATATCCCTGGAGACAGTGTTCATATTTTTACACTTCTAACTAGTCCTAATTGACAGGTCTAAACATGCAccaagaaaattgaagaaaaaaaaatcgagGTAATATCACCATCCAAGTGACATGCATGTTCAGCCCTACTATAGGAAGTTTAACTTGAAATTAATTTGCTTCTTGTGAGGGAATCACTCTCTGTACATAGAAGTTAACTAAAACACAAGAAAAGTTACAAAAGCATATGAACTAGATAAGGttaaaacaaggaaagaagTGCCATATAGCATCAAAGGGTATATTAAAATTGCTCTCTTTACACCACTATGTATAGACTGCATGCAGGCCTGATGCTAAGATcgttattttcattaaaattgaatatcaTATGACACCTAGTCTATCCCGAAGGAAAATAATGACAACCAAAAAGACTACAACTTAACAAGTAGATTTTCTTCCAAATGAAGAAATGAACCCCATAATAATGAcatgataatgataaaaatatctagTAAACTAACATActtaaaaacccaaaatcaaGGTGGTCAGCGGAACCATGTTTGATAATCGGTGAGTTATGAAAAACACATAGGTCAAGAAAATTTCCACACTAAAGATTCATGTATGATTACCAGTATTGTCAATGCATTCTTCAACATGTACagttcaaaaaattaattacgcTATTTTCCTAAACTATGCCAAATATGGAAATGGAAAAGCCAACCATATGCAATTACTACGAACTGCTATCATGAATGGCATGATTCACTTCATTAGTTTAGATAAAGCCTGCCAACATTTCTTACAAGGGCTTTGAAAATTTGATGCTCGATGCTAAAGTACCAATGAGaaagagacagagagagagagtgtgtTTACATCAGATGAGTTATCTTGAGGTTCATGCCGCTCAACATGAGCTCTTGACACCTGCAGGTACAATCATGTAACCACAATACAACTCATTAATATTCAGAAGGAACATGCTAATCAAAACTAAATGCTTATTCAAAGTCAAATACAAAAACAAGGAATACTCACAGCTGTAAATTCTGCAGCATTCAAGCTGCCATTGTCTGAGACTGAAGCCCTGGGTGAAGAGCCTTCCTCAGATCCTTCTCGAACTGGGGATGGAGGTCGTGGAGGAGCAACATAAACAACCCTCAACTTGCACTCCTCAACATGATGCCCAGATTCCTTATTGAACTAACATATTTAAAAGCAAACAGtcagaaaacaaaaacccatTTTTCCAAATCCGATCCAATAGAGTTTCTATAAATACCATCTCTGGAGTTATATCCTTTGGTGTAGCTCCAGGACTAGCAACCACACTCTGAAGTAAAAACTTATCCTTGCATTGCATATCAGGAGGTGTTTCCTTTTGAGCTTGCATTGTAACTGATATTCCATAAATCAACCAATAAGTaacttggaaaaagaaattataaagttGATAATAAAGCTGAATAGCTAATGATTACCATGAAATTAACagacaagaaaagaagaaataaattacTACAATTAaacatgattaaataaaataatgatagcTAAGTCCAAATTTTGTGCGAGAGAGGGACAAGGAGAGAAACCTATAACGTTGCACGTAGACCTAGGCAGCACAACTCCAGTGTTAGGCCTTACACAGTACTTCTTTGGATTTGTCGTTTTGACCTGCAAAAAAGACAAACAAAATTCACATCCAAAAGATACGCAGACTAAGTAAAATCAAAGTCTTTTAGGTAAAAGAAATCCCAGAAAAACTTTCCCAGAAGAAACTTGAGAAATCCTTCGGGGAAAAAAATAGCAGACATACGAGATATAAGAATAAACACAATTACCTTAAAAGCCACATAATTGTCGGTCTTGTTGGACAAGTTTAGAGAACACGAGATCTGCTTCCTCAATTCAACTAATTCAGGAACAGGAAATGTTAAGAATTAGAAAACAGCTGAAGACGTAACTTATAACCAAGACATGGATCTGGAAAGCAGCGCAAactctaaaattttgataaggAAAGGGTTCGGGATGATGCTTACAGGGAAACTGGAGCTCTTGAGGCTCGATGCTGAGAAGTTCGCCGGTGCTCATCGCGACTGGATCGGTGAGAAAGGCAGCCGGAGTTACAAGCGATTAGGAGCTTTCGGCGACTATTCAAAAAAGGCGGTGGAGTTTCTGGTTCACCGGCGAGAGAGGAAATAAGAGTGAAAGAGAGGGGGGTAAGTGAGAGCGAGGGATTTAGACAATGGGTGACCGGTCTTCGAGAGAGctaaaaagcaaagaaagtgGGACAGTGATGTTTGTCTTGCTTTCGACTTGACTGCGGTTGTGTTTCCGGTTTCCTATTTTACAGTATCATGCGGTTCCATTTAAGGCTATAATTGTCTTTTGGTCCCCCGAGAATGATTTGGACTTTCGAGTTTGAAAGTACccacaaaaggaaaaagaacacACTCTCTTCTAAAACCCAAATTATTTTCCgagataaggaagaaaaattgtTGACCGTTTGGAAATCCAAAATTCCTAGTACTACTCTCAAACCCCCCCCAAAGAGAATGGAGTAGCATGTAAGGCACAACATAGATTTGATGACTCCTTTGTCggaataaacaattaagttagtTAGGTAGTTTGAGTGCTCGCAGGTGGAGATTGAGAATGGTAGGCTGGTAGCAACTATCACGAAGCAACTCTTGGTGGGAATATTTGGTACCAATAGGGGAGAATGTTGGGGAGCAATTTGCTCATTTTCTTGCCCATTGAACTCTCTTTCATTCATCTCCCTGCCCCTGTTGCTTATCATTCCTGCTTCATGTCCTTGTCTATTCAACAGGTTCCCTCCAATCCTGTCACACCAAAGACTGCATTTCTTTCCAgaatgctctttttctttatattttacccctaatatCCCTGCATTTTCTGTTGTAAAACATAACCAAGCTTAATGTATATACCAGCCACCTGAATATCTAAGTAGAGTTTCACTCCTTTCGAGTTTCAAACGAGCATATTTACCTTTTCTTGATCTGTTATAAATACTGGAACATAATACTTTTCACCCCCATGTATGAGATGGGTGAGATACAAACAGTTGGTGACATATATATCTTCTATCAACCCTATTGATACCTCTGCATTCATTTTTGACATTCGGAGCACACCTGCTCTTatcattcaaagaaaaaacattTCTATAAGCTATTCAATGCAAATAACATTCTTACATTTATGTTAACAGGCTGCCTAATAACTGTACTATAACAAAATGTAGAgacattttatttgatttgtatACTCTGTATAACAAAATGTAGagagattttatttgatttatacACTCATAGATCCTATATCAAGTCACAATTCTGCTTTTAGTTTATGATACCAGTAGTAATTAGCATTAAGCATCAGCAGAAGCAGAAGACTGCTGTTGACGAGCTCGAGCAGTAAATCCAGCAAACCAAGCAACCCTCATGAGTTGCACGCCAAGGATAAGCACCCACCAGCACACCAGGCCCCTGATAGTGTGCATCATCCATGCTGGTGCACTGAGTTCAGCCCCAAGTTTCAACCCCCTCATTAGCTGCAGCACACGGTAAGCCTCATACACAACTGGGGTCACCAACCAAACCGGTGACTGCCAATGCCATGTCAACATCTCAGTCAGCATCTGTACTGAAAGAAGCAGAATGTAGGGGCCCAATAGAACTGCATATGGGATGAAAGGCAGCTGAGGTTGGAGGTAGCCCTTTTGGGATCCAAATAGTATCATCAAGGGGATCACAAGTCCAGTCAAAGTTGCAACTATGTTCCAGAACTGATAACTGAAAGGAGGCTTGCTCTTGGAAGCTTGTCCCAGGTTCTTCGACCGGGCACAATAATCTGCCATGAGGAGAAAAAGGGTTGCACCCAGATTGAAGATGCAGTCAAGTCCAATCAAGGAAAGAAGACTGACCACATTCGGGCCAAGGAATATGGTAGATATTGGCAACCACAGAGTGGGTACCATGCCTGTGCTGAGGAGAAGAGAAGGGCCCAGCAACCACAATGGCCATTTAAGAAACTGAAGCTGTACCACTGGCTGATTAGTTGCATCAGTGAGATCTTCAGCTTTAGCTGCCGAAGATTCGCCTCTGTTGTCAGAACGCAGACTTTCAAATATTTCAGATGATTTTTCCAAGAAGTTATCACCTGCTTTCTCAGTTGGAGCATATGTGACTGGTGAAGGTTCCCACTTGGATAACTTTGTGCAGCAAACAGGGGACTGCCTAATGTGGATATGACGGACGGTGCGCACATGTGTCACCTTTGAGGCTTTCAACAATTGCATGCTTTTGGAATGAGCCTGAGGAATTCTAGTGATAGACATGGTAGAAGGAGATTGAGCCAGAGAAGACATTCCTTGGTTCATAACTAATATCTTCAGCAGCCCAGATAAGATGACATGGCTTTTATTCTCTGAGACATATATAAGATGTTAGTAGGATAACTTGATCCTGAAAGATTAAACATCATTGAATGGCTGTTTCCTAATAAATTTCTCTTTGTAGAATCATAAACTTTCAGCAAAGTTATGCATGAAATACATATTATGTTAATGAAAGTACTATAACAACCCACTCTCCAATCTCAAAAGATCCTGATTGGATAAATACAGTGGAAGAAgcgaaaaaaataaaagtttgtATGACAACTGTCCAAGTACTTAATGATATCACAACAATTAAACATAAATCTCAGTTAAAGAGCCACCATCTTCAATGAAGAAACCCTTTCCAGCATCTAAAACTAGTGACAAGTACAACAAACTTGCATCTTGCCAACACAGTCAAAGCCAGCTTACATGTGCAAGAAAGCAATGCAATGTTTACTTACCGAAAACCAACAGCTACTAGATATTTTACACAGATAGGGAATttgtaatttatattttttttccttacaaagaaagaaaaaaaactaaacCATCGGAATCTCAGTAAAAATAAAGGCTAATTATAATAGttgaattatattttattatttagacAATAAATCATACTCTTTGAATGACCAATTAACAATTCATCATTGGGTTCTCtatgaatttcataaataCCAAAATATAGTTCTTCAAAACCTTAAGAACCAAGCTCGAACAGCACCCATATCTCCATATGAAACAACCACAATTACTATCACAAAGTAAAATTGAGAGTTCAGAATTCGAATTTATGCAATAAATAATCAGAActgagaagaaagagaaaaaataagagaattttaaaaaattagtatTGTAAATGACAAACGTGATTGTTGTGTATAACTCAATCGAATATATTAAATTCAGTACCCTCTGAACAAATTTCTTCCCcattagaataaaaaaattaatttaaaaaaatccgGATTTACCTGGTTGAATAGAAAATGAATCCACAAGCTACCCTTAGCTCCTCGTGATATTCATCCCCATTTCTCAGGGACGATGCTGCTTTGCTGAGAGTGGGAAAATCCTACAATCAGAGCCCTTCTACTTTTCTTCCCCTCTGGTTTTCAATTTTAAGTGGCAGGAGTAAAGAAACGTTTTTTAGTTTTCGTTCTTCGGCCGAAAAGgatttgtttttccttcatAAAGGCATCAGAACAGATCCGGTTCGAGTTCGAGGCCGGGCCTTCCATTGATAGTAAGCTAGGAACACAGGCTACATGGACACCAAGCCCGACCAGACATGTTGGGAATCAGGCCTTGGTTTGTCCTTCGCCAGAAACATGACAGATTTAAAGAGTTCATGGctacaatgtatgtatatcaAAGAAGCAACTTagcaatttttaatataaaatcaaatttcataatgttggagagaactacatttattatgtaattaaagttttattgaaaataaagaaaagctATCACTTGTAACTTTTGTTTTGTAACTGGAAATTAATTTATCCAAAGAATTTTGCTgtgaaaatcattttattaaaaaatttaatatttttatattttggataaattatgaaaaatactttttgttATCAccctgtaaaaattatttttcaccaTGATTTCATAAATATTTCTCCAAGATAtcgaaaaaatataaatatttatcaatcatataagtataaaatttgatatataaagTACGATTATCTTTATAATTATCCATTAGTCacttttaatgtaaaattttgaattcacATTTCTTACTCTTTTAAAAAGACGGATTTAATTCCGttgataagaaaatttttgaggttcactttttgtattttctatttttctaacataagaaattgtgaaaaaagaaattgtgatATTATTTACACTAATAATCACAATTCATGTTATGGGAGTTTTTATTAGGGAGTAAAAGATTTTGAATGAACCCCGACGCCTGTGAGTAAAAGATTTTG
Protein-coding sequences here:
- the LOC18614357 gene encoding DNA ligase 1, with the protein product MSRRKSKGEIEYTMAKRRISNSESEESESEEKLSEEEEEEEEEVKPKRKQQDISEYEKQRLSRIAENRARMEALGLSKMASFLMGSSRNSSKLKGKRKVVEDDEDYRPNDEEDHDDDDNDDKLDDDYDDEEDFRSKKTPQSRKNKVKNKGSKPKRKAPVLKHLSSSDCVDDDDELMKAIALSLQDSGEVSGAVQADVQDATFTGRKGNARLKKKKSFTSRVQMTEDEMVVHFFQFDEAGKGGISMRDLRRVAIAHDFIWTDKELSDMIHCFDVDRDGKLNLDDFRKIVSRCNMLQTSDNS
- the LOC18614358 gene encoding vesicle-associated protein 1-2 — protein: MSTGELLSIEPQELQFPFELRKQISCSLNLSNKTDNYVAFKVKTTNPKKYCVRPNTGVVLPRSTCNVIVTMQAQKETPPDMQCKDKFLLQSVVASPGATPKDITPEMFNKESGHHVEECKLRVVYVAPPRPPSPVREGSEEGSSPRASVSDNGSLNAAEFTAVSRAHVERHEPQDNSSDARSLISKLTEEKNSAVNLNNKLQQELDLLRREAKRSHGGIPFIYVILVGLVGIVLGYLLKRT
- the LOC18614359 gene encoding uncharacterized protein LOC18614359, whose protein sequence is MNQGMSSLAQSPSTMSITRIPQAHSKSMQLLKASKVTHVRTVRHIHIRQSPVCCTKLSKWEPSPVTYAPTEKAGDNFLEKSSEIFESLRSDNRGESSAAKAEDLTDATNQPVVQLQFLKWPLWLLGPSLLLSTGMVPTLWLPISTIFLGPNVVSLLSLIGLDCIFNLGATLFLLMADYCARSKNLGQASKSKPPFSYQFWNIVATLTGLVIPLMILFGSQKGYLQPQLPFIPYAVLLGPYILLLSVQMLTEMLTWHWQSPVWLVTPVVYEAYRVLQLMRGLKLGAELSAPAWMMHTIRGLVCWWVLILGVQLMRVAWFAGFTARARQQQSSASADA